From the genome of Thermoflexus sp.:
CTGTTCCACGCGAGCGCGCAGGGAACCCGGAGAGAGCATCCCGTTGTTGAGGAGATCCTCGGGGTCTTCGCCTTTCCATACACGGAAGGCGGCCAGGGCCCGATCAAGAGCCCCTTGCCCCCAAAACGGATGCCGCAGATCCAGCATCAGGGTCGCTCCATGCGTTCGGAGCACCCCCATTCGCTCCAGCAGTTGCTGAAGGAAAGCGAGATAAATGGATCCCTGAGCAGGATCCTCATGTCCCAGCCAGCGCTGCAGGTGCCGCACCCAGCGGATGGGTAGACGTCCTTCGCGGGTCAGGGTGATCTCGGGGAACCGTCGCAGGAAGCGGCCGAAGCGCCCCAGATCCCGTCCCAGCCGCAGAGGGGAAGCCGGGATCACAAGGGAAGGCGCTGGCGGCTCGGGATGGGGAAGGGCCTCGGCCACCTCAACCGGTAGAACGGCCTCCCCTTGGGGGAGTAGGGAGCGGATGGGGCGGCCGGCAGAGTGCCAGTAGATCAGGCCGGAGGCGGCGAGACGGACCGCGAGGGTTTCGAAAGGGGTCCCTGATGTGCCACCCCCCATGATCTCATATAAAATCAAAAAGGCCAGAGCCGGCATGGCGCCTCCGGCCCGGCGCAGCCCTTCGATCATGGCGCGGCCCTCCGGCGGGAGCTGAGCCCAGAGCGCCGCAAGGCGATCCGGGTCGCCGAGCCGGCCCGCCAGATCATCACCGACAGCGGGCAGCCCCTCCACGGGCCAGCCCTGCTGCTGGAGGATCTCCGCCAGCAACGCGGGCTCATAATAACGAATGACTTCCCGTAATCGCATGGCTGGAGCCCCTTCCCCTCCCCGTTTCGGGGAGGGGGGATTTTCGGGCTCCCCCTTCCCGACGAGGGAAGGGGGCCGGGGGGTTAGGTCTGATCCCCCGGGACCCTTGAGGGGGCGCGGGGGACCGATGACCAAAGTAAGGTCAGAAAATCTTAACGATATCGGTATGATGGAAGGGAACTCGATAGAATGCAGGACTCCGGGAAGAGGCGAACTTTATGGAAACCCAGCGGCTGGATCCCATACAAACCCCTTCCCTTCTGAGAGCAGGCGAGGTCCTGCAGGGACGATACCGCATTGAGCGGGTGCTCGGGACAGGAGGGATGAGCACCGTCTATCTGGCCCTGGACCTCCGCTTCTCCCCGGTACGGCGTCTCTGTGCGATCAAAGAAATGATCAGCCACATCCCGGATCCCCGGATGCGGGCGCTGGCGCAACAGAGCTTTGAGCGGGAAGCGGCCCTCCTGGCCACCCTCAGCCATCCCGCTATCCCCAAGATTTACGATTACTTTGTAGAAGGCGAGCGCAGTTATCTCGTCATGGAGTATATCCCAGGACAGGATCTGGAGACGCTTCTGCGGCGCACGGAGGGGATGCTGCCGGTGGAGGATGTGGTGAACTGGGCGCTCCAGATCTGCGATGTGCTCCATTATCTTCATTCCCAGCAGCCGCCCATCATCTTCCGGGATCTCAAGCCGTCCAATATTATGGTGGATCCCTACGGGCGGGTGTTCCTGGTGGATTTCGGGATCGCCAAGGTGTTCCAGGCCGGGCAGCGGGGGACGATGATCGGGACAGAGGGCTATAGCCCGCCAGAGCAATATCGAGGCGTGGCAGATCCCCGCACGGACATCTATGCCCTGGGGGCCACATTGCATCACCTGCTGACGCGTCAGGATCCGCGCCTGGAGCCCCCGTTCTCTTTTCACGAGCGCCCGATTCGCCGGATCAACCCGGCGGTCCCGGAGGCCATCGCCCAGGTGGTCATGCGCGCCCTGGAATACGATCCGGAGCGCCGGTTCCAATCGGCCCTGGAGATGAAACAGGCATTGCTGGCGGCGATGGGGATGCGGACGCCTGCGCATTCAATGGCCCCTCGGGAAGCTCCATCCAGGAGCGCGCCGTATCGGGTGAAGTGGACCTTCGTCTGCGAGGATGAGATCCGTTCCCGCCCGGTGGTCGCGGAGGGGATCGTCTTCGTGACCTCTTATGATCATAACGTCTATGCCCTCTCCGCAGAGGATGGAAGGCTCCTCTGGAAGTTTGCGACGGAGGGCGGCATCGGCGGCGCCGTGGCGGTCGCCTCGGATCGGGTGGTGGTGGGCTCGCTGGACCACCGGCTCTACGCCCTGCGGGCGAAGGATGGCGAGCTCCTGTGGGCGCTGGAGCTGGGCGGGCCGATCTATACGACGCCACGGATCGCCGCCGGCCTGGCTTTCCTGGGCGCCGATGATGGGATTTTCTACGCGGTGGATCTGGACAGCGGCCGGGTGGTCTGGAAGATGACCTTGAGCGCCCCGATCCGGTCATCGGCCGGCCTGTATGGGGAGACGCTGGTGATCGGCAGCGAGGACGGCGGGGTGTATGCCCTGGATCTCCAGGGTCGCCTTCGCTGGCAGTTCGTGGCCCGTCGGGGGGTGACCGCCTCGCCCTGGGTGGACGGGGAGCTGGTCGTGGTGGGATCGTGGGACTGGCACGTGTATGCGCTGGATGCCCGGACCGGGTGGGCGATCTGGCGGTTCCGGACCGGGAAGCCGGTGCTTTCCTCCCCCGTGGTCTCGGAAGGCGTGATCTATGTGGGATCGGCGGATGGCTTTCTCTATGCCTTGAATGCCCGGACGGGGAATCCGGTCTGGCGATTCCAGACCGGTGGGCAGGTGAATGCTCCTCCCCTGGTGCTGGAAGGCCGGGTCATAGTGGGAGCGACCGATGGCTGCCTGTATGTGATGGATGCGCGCAACGGGAATGCCCTCTGGTCCTTCCAGACCGGCGGTCCGATCGTCTCCGCCCCGGAGTGGTGGGAGGGGATTCTCTTGGTCACTTCCATGGATTATCGGGTTTACGCGTTAAGTCTTTAACGAGCAGCCCTGCCCTGTTCGGGGAGTAAACATCGGTCCGCGATCCCTTCAGGGGATGAGGTAAACCCTCGCCGGATAGGAGAATAGCCAAGGCATGAAATGGCTCAAGCGCCTTTTCCAGCGACCGGAAACCCGGGAGAGCGCCTCGTCAGTGCCCCCGGACGTCCAGAGGGATGTTCCCGGTTCCGGGCCGGGAACTCCGCCTTCTCCTGTGGAGGAACCGAGGGGAGGAACCCTGCCGCTTCCTCCCATGCCAGCCCAGCGGGCAGGGGGGTTTCGTCTTGGCTGGGCCACGGATCCGGGCCTGGTTCGGCCCAGCAATGAGGATGCGATTCTGATCATGCACTTCGCTTACCAGGGCTCCCGGGAGCTGTTGCCCCTGGGTCTGTTCCTGCTCGCGGATGGGATGGGAGGGCACCGGGGGGGCGAACAGGCCAGCGATCTGGCTGTCCGGGAGATCGCCCGTTATCTGACCACCCGCCTTCTGATCCCTCATCTGGCCCATCGGGGCCCAGACCTTCCGGTTAAAGAGTTGCTGGAGGAGGCGCTGCAGGCAGCCAATGCCCAGATCCTCCAGGCGGTGCCGGGGGGTGGGACAACCGTGGTGGGAGCGCTGGTGATCGGAGAGAGCGTGCATCTGATCCATGTGGGAGACAGCCGCGCGTATCTGGTCTGGCCGGATCGGCTGGAACAGCTCACGGAGGATCATTCTCTGGTCCAGCGGATGATCTCGTTGAAAGAGCTGAGCGAGGAGGAGGCCGCAGGGGTTCCGCGAAACGTCCTCTATCAGGCGCTGGGGCATCCCAGCCGATTGAATCCGGGCTATCGCCGCGTTTCCCTTCCCCAGGATGCGTGGTTGATGCTCTGCACGGACGGATTGTGGGGGGAGGTGCCGGAGGACCGGATCCTGCAGGTCATCTGGGAAAGCACCTCCCCGCATGAGGCGTGCCACCGGCTGGTTCAGGAAGCGAAGGCCGCGGGTGGCCACGATAACATCTCCGTGATCCTGATCGGGCGATGAGCGTTCACGACGAGTTCGTGGACTACTATGCGATCTTAGGCGTCTCCCCCTCCGCGAGCGTAGAGGAGATCAAAAAAGCATACCGGGCGCTGGCGCGGAAGGTCCATCCGGACGTGCGCCCTGAGGCGG
Proteins encoded in this window:
- a CDS encoding serine/threonine-protein kinase, which codes for METQRLDPIQTPSLLRAGEVLQGRYRIERVLGTGGMSTVYLALDLRFSPVRRLCAIKEMISHIPDPRMRALAQQSFEREAALLATLSHPAIPKIYDYFVEGERSYLVMEYIPGQDLETLLRRTEGMLPVEDVVNWALQICDVLHYLHSQQPPIIFRDLKPSNIMVDPYGRVFLVDFGIAKVFQAGQRGTMIGTEGYSPPEQYRGVADPRTDIYALGATLHHLLTRQDPRLEPPFSFHERPIRRINPAVPEAIAQVVMRALEYDPERRFQSALEMKQALLAAMGMRTPAHSMAPREAPSRSAPYRVKWTFVCEDEIRSRPVVAEGIVFVTSYDHNVYALSAEDGRLLWKFATEGGIGGAVAVASDRVVVGSLDHRLYALRAKDGELLWALELGGPIYTTPRIAAGLAFLGADDGIFYAVDLDSGRVVWKMTLSAPIRSSAGLYGETLVIGSEDGGVYALDLQGRLRWQFVARRGVTASPWVDGELVVVGSWDWHVYALDARTGWAIWRFRTGKPVLSSPVVSEGVIYVGSADGFLYALNARTGNPVWRFQTGGQVNAPPLVLEGRVIVGATDGCLYVMDARNGNALWSFQTGGPIVSAPEWWEGILLVTSMDYRVYALSL
- a CDS encoding PP2C family protein-serine/threonine phosphatase, whose amino-acid sequence is MHFAYQGSRELLPLGLFLLADGMGGHRGGEQASDLAVREIARYLTTRLLIPHLAHRGPDLPVKELLEEALQAANAQILQAVPGGGTTVVGALVIGESVHLIHVGDSRAYLVWPDRLEQLTEDHSLVQRMISLKELSEEEAAGVPRNVLYQALGHPSRLNPGYRRVSLPQDAWLMLCTDGLWGEVPEDRILQVIWESTSPHEACHRLVQEAKAAGGHDNISVILIGR